A single window of Microvirga mediterraneensis DNA harbors:
- a CDS encoding virion core protein, T7 gp14 family codes for MCVAALPMIAMVSSLASAAVGAVGAIQQGNAAAASAKYNAAVNENNNVLAQRAAEDARKRGEQEAQEHNRRVSALRGKQTAAMAANGVDLTSGSPLNVTADTAQLGALDVLTIRNNTEREALGYEAQGMNFRAEANLNRMQAKSARQAGMIGAVGSVVSGFGQVADKWYKMGPSSIGKLT; via the coding sequence ATGATCGCCATGGTATCGTCTCTCGCGAGCGCGGCCGTGGGCGCGGTCGGCGCGATCCAGCAGGGCAACGCCGCGGCGGCCTCGGCCAAGTACAACGCGGCCGTGAACGAGAACAACAACGTCCTGGCGCAGCGCGCGGCCGAGGATGCCCGCAAGCGCGGAGAGCAGGAGGCGCAGGAGCACAACCGGCGCGTCTCGGCCCTGCGGGGCAAGCAGACCGCCGCGATGGCGGCGAACGGCGTTGATCTCACCTCGGGCTCGCCGCTCAACGTCACGGCCGACACGGCGCAGTTGGGCGCGCTCGACGTGCTTACCATCCGCAACAACACCGAACGCGAGGCCCTGGGCTACGAGGCGCAGGGGATGAACTTCCGCGCCGAGGCGAACCTGAACCGCATGCAGGCCAAGTCGGCCCGGCAGGCCGGCATGATCGGCGCCGTCGGCTCCGTGGTGTCCGGCTTCGGTCAGGTGGCGGACAAGTGGTACAAAATGGGTCCTTCTAGCATAGGGAAACTGACCTGA